The following are from one region of the Deltaproteobacteria bacterium PRO3 genome:
- a CDS encoding tetratricopeptide repeat protein, with protein MRFPRLQPVLRLGAAVLALIFVSIETASLSAKPKEKKHAETSTRTLSQLVLGGKFSQALQFLEGLSDKKAKGPWQLRLKFMAAYLNLKAKNYTKAIDLFEEVRKDYAVLRDYVDYYLAVALRESGKTQESIRLFSELSARVLPPRLSQGVARELSLAYCKAGDRGTAIDRLNALIQHETSAARTYRLRFDRAQCLLDLGDKAEAYFKARRYPEAARLLAELGDPKDRGDLAKAYARSDQFDAAIAVYRELEAEPGANLADIRYKIAFLKMDQGKLEEANAAFGELLERYPNHPKRDAIEWFLAWNHYRLGKYDVAYELFGGLRENAGKAKTAKRAAYWRARALERQGRQGEAKAAYEAIAREDGLTYYGFLSQKRLEKAWAPEAAPRHGAVSDLPRLKVPVPFSLAGIENQEGRGAVQRLRELLLVGLWEDFLAELDFVGNREGVGEEFARIRFAADNGGNGVEASDEGDARWNTKYPPAYATLVSLFSQTRGLPMQLAWAIMREESHFRPSVVSSAQAIGLMQIIPPTGYEIARALGRSGFTPEDLYRPVVNIEYGVQYLTMNLQRFGGNLIHTIASYNAGPNAVERWAKSRAGLDWDEFVEEIPYGETQDYVRKVLRSHYLYGLLYGLSSP; from the coding sequence GTGCGATTTCCTCGACTTCAACCCGTCCTTCGCCTCGGCGCCGCCGTTTTAGCACTCATTTTCGTCTCCATCGAAACCGCATCCCTCTCCGCCAAACCCAAAGAAAAAAAGCACGCCGAGACCTCCACCCGCACTCTCTCCCAGCTCGTCCTGGGCGGGAAATTCTCGCAGGCCTTGCAGTTCCTCGAGGGCCTCTCGGACAAGAAGGCGAAGGGCCCCTGGCAGCTGCGGCTGAAGTTCATGGCGGCCTACCTGAATCTCAAGGCGAAAAATTATACCAAGGCCATCGACCTCTTCGAGGAAGTCCGCAAGGATTACGCCGTGCTTCGCGACTACGTCGACTACTACCTCGCCGTCGCGCTGCGCGAGTCCGGCAAGACCCAAGAATCGATCCGCCTTTTCTCCGAGCTCTCCGCCCGCGTCCTGCCGCCGCGCCTCTCCCAGGGCGTCGCCCGCGAGCTCAGCCTCGCCTACTGCAAGGCCGGCGACCGCGGCACCGCGATCGACCGGCTCAACGCCCTCATCCAGCACGAGACCTCCGCCGCCCGGACCTACCGGCTGCGCTTCGACCGCGCCCAATGCCTCCTCGACCTTGGCGACAAGGCCGAGGCCTACTTCAAGGCCCGGCGCTACCCGGAGGCCGCGCGCCTGCTGGCCGAGCTGGGCGACCCCAAGGACCGCGGCGACTTGGCCAAGGCCTACGCGCGCAGCGACCAATTCGACGCCGCCATCGCGGTCTACCGCGAGCTGGAGGCCGAGCCCGGCGCCAACCTCGCGGACATCCGCTACAAGATCGCCTTTTTGAAGATGGACCAGGGCAAGCTGGAGGAGGCCAACGCGGCCTTCGGCGAGCTGTTGGAGCGCTACCCCAATCACCCGAAACGGGACGCGATCGAGTGGTTCCTCGCCTGGAATCACTACCGTCTGGGCAAATACGACGTCGCCTACGAGCTCTTCGGCGGCCTGCGGGAAAACGCCGGCAAGGCCAAGACCGCCAAGCGCGCGGCCTACTGGCGGGCCCGGGCCCTCGAAAGGCAGGGGCGCCAGGGCGAGGCCAAGGCCGCCTACGAGGCGATCGCGCGGGAGGACGGTCTCACTTATTACGGTTTCTTAAGCCAAAAACGCCTCGAGAAGGCCTGGGCCCCCGAGGCGGCGCCGCGCCACGGCGCAGTCTCCGACCTCCCCCGATTGAAGGTCCCCGTCCCCTTTTCACTGGCCGGGATCGAAAACCAGGAGGGCCGCGGCGCCGTGCAGCGGCTGCGCGAGCTGCTCTTGGTCGGACTCTGGGAGGATTTTCTGGCCGAGCTGGACTTCGTCGGCAACCGCGAGGGCGTCGGGGAAGAATTCGCGAGGATCCGCTTCGCCGCGGACAACGGCGGCAACGGGGTCGAGGCCAGCGACGAGGGCGACGCGCGCTGGAACACGAAGTACCCCCCGGCCTACGCGACGTTGGTCTCGCTGTTCAGCCAGACCCGAGGCCTGCCCATGCAGCTCGCCTGGGCCATCATGCGCGAGGAGAGCCACTTCCGTCCCTCCGTGGTCAGCTCGGCCCAGGCCATCGGCCTGATGCAGATCATCCCGCCCACCGGCTACGAGATCGCCCGGGCCCTGGGCCGCAGCGGCTTCACGCCGGAAGACCTCTACCGCCCCGTCGTCAACATCGAGTACGGGGTCCAATACCTAACGATGAACCTCCAGCGCTTCGGCGGCAACCTGATCCACACCATCGCCAGCTACAACGCCGGACCCAACGCGGTCGAACGCTGGGCCAAATCGCGCGCCGGCCTCGACTGGGACGAGTTCGTCGAGGAGATCCCCTACGGCGAGACGCAGGACTACGTCCGCAAGGTGCT